In Bradyrhizobium sp. 200, the sequence GTGCTCGGCGTGATGCATTTCGAGAAAGTCGCCGCAGCGCCATGGGCTGCGATCGTGCTGCCGCTGCATTTCGGGCTGCCGAAGTTTCAGCTCATCCCCATCATCACCATGTGCATCGTGATGATCGTGGTGATGATCGAATCGCTTGGCATGTTCCTGGCGCTCGGCGAAATCACCGGCAAGACCGTCAGCCGTGACGCGCTGACCCGCGGCTTGCGGGCCGACGGCGTCGGCACGTTCCTGGGCGGGCTGTTCAATACTTTTCCCTACACGTCGTTCTCGCAGAATGTCGGCCTTGTCGGCGTCACCGGCGTACGCTCGCGCTGGGTCACCATCGCCGGTGGCGGCATCCTGCTGCTGCTCGGGCTCATGCCCAAGATGGCGGCGCTGGTCGAAGCGGTGCCGCTGGTGGTGCTCGGCGGCGCCGGCCTCGTGATGTTCGGCATGGTGGCCGCTACGGGTGCGCGCATCCTCACCGCGGTCGATTTCAAGAACAACCGCTATAATCTGTTCGTGGTGGCGATATCGGTCGGCTTCGGCATGATCCCGCTGGTGGCGCCGAACTTCTTCAAGAACCTGCCGCACGACCTGCATCCGCTGCTGGAGTCCGGCATCCTGCTCAGCGCGCTGGTGGCGGTGACGCTGAACGCCTTCTTCAACGGCGTCGGCGGCAAGGCCGCCGCCGAAGCCGACGCTGCGACAGCCGCGGCCTCGGCGACGCACTAGCTTCCGCGGTAGGTTGTGTAGCTCCAGGGCGTGACCAATAGCGGCACGTGGAGATGGCCTTCCGGATCGCTTACCGAAAAGTGCAATGGAATGCGATCGAGAAACGGCGGATCGGACAGCGGCACGCCGCGATCGGCAAAATAGGCACCGACGCGAAACGTCAGTTCGTAGCGGCCGATCGGCAATGGTCGGCCGCCGATCAGCGGCTGGTCGGTACGGCCGTCGCTGTTGGTGACCGCGCGCGCCACCACGCGGGCTTCGCCAAGCTCGGACAGTTCTGTCAGCTCCACCGGTATATCAGCCGCAGGCCTGCCGCTGTGGGTATCCAGCACATGGGTCGATAGGCGACCGTGCACCGCAAGCTTATCGTCGGACGCGACGAGCTGATCGAGACGCAGCGCCGCGATCCGGCAGATTTCCCCGATCGAGGTCTGCGCCTCGGCGCTGGCGTCGTTCGGCAGCCGGCGTTCGAAATCGCACAGGATGGAATCGCGGGTGTGGCGGCGAACGCAGACGATATAGGGAAAGCCGAATTTGGCGCGATAGGCGTTGTTGACGCGCTCGAACGCCTTGTATTCGGCATCCGAAAGCTGGTCGAGGCCAGCGCTGTTCTGTTCGGCGTGCGACTCCACGGTAAGGCCCGCGGCGCGCTGAGTCTTGTT encodes:
- a CDS encoding nucleobase:cation symporter-2 family protein — encoded protein: MSREVHPVDQILPTPRLLALGLQHVLVMYAGAVAVPLIIGRALKLPPQDVAFLISADLFACGIATLVQCLGFPGVGIRLPVMMGVTFASVGPMLSMAAAPDIGLLGIYGSVIAAGLFAIVAAPFISRLLPLFPPVVTGTIILVIGISLMRVGINWAGGGLPTLTKMIDGVPHAFPNPDYGQLQGLGLALFVLLVILGLIKWGSGFIANVAVLLGIVAGAVLAAVLGVMHFEKVAAAPWAAIVLPLHFGLPKFQLIPIITMCIVMIVVMIESLGMFLALGEITGKTVSRDALTRGLRADGVGTFLGGLFNTFPYTSFSQNVGLVGVTGVRSRWVTIAGGGILLLLGLMPKMAALVEAVPLVVLGGAGLVMFGMVAATGARILTAVDFKNNRYNLFVVAISVGFGMIPLVAPNFFKNLPHDLHPLLESGILLSALVAVTLNAFFNGVGGKAAAEADAATAAASATH
- the uraD gene encoding 2-oxo-4-hydroxy-4-carboxy-5-ureidoimidazoline decarboxylase — translated: MLNRLSDLNICSKDDFVAALANVFEYSPWIAEETAALRPFAGVKELFVAMKSAVDRAPEELRLALIRAHPDLANKTQRAAGLTVESHAEQNSAGLDQLSDAEYKAFERVNNAYRAKFGFPYIVCVRRHTRDSILCDFERRLPNDASAEAQTSIGEICRIAALRLDQLVASDDKLAVHGRLSTHVLDTHSGRPAADIPVELTELSELGEARVVARAVTNSDGRTDQPLIGGRPLPIGRYELTFRVGAYFADRGVPLSDPPFLDRIPLHFSVSDPEGHLHVPLLVTPWSYTTYRGS